In Natronococcus occultus SP4, the following proteins share a genomic window:
- a CDS encoding alpha/beta fold hydrolase, protein MSTVSNDGVSLYYHREGESEDAGDPVVFVPEAGLGGWSWGWQHAALTGPSETVVWDLRGTGRSDAPPGPYELATLVADLEAVLAAVDARNAHLVGAGLGGAVALAAARDSTRVATLSVLGTAARGEAFALEPLLASPDDREALRDSLEAGLSADFREGQPDVLEGIVDWRADGDATREGWEAQLVALEGFDARDWLVEVTQPARVIHGTADELVSPEAGRELAAGLPRGEFVPLEDAGHLVGIERSRTVNDRLLGFLEDRSDGDR, encoded by the coding sequence ATGTCCACCGTCTCGAACGACGGCGTCTCGCTGTACTACCACCGCGAGGGCGAGAGCGAGGACGCGGGCGACCCCGTCGTCTTCGTCCCCGAGGCCGGCCTCGGGGGCTGGTCGTGGGGGTGGCAACACGCCGCGCTGACCGGGCCCTCCGAGACCGTCGTCTGGGATCTCCGGGGGACCGGTCGGTCCGACGCGCCGCCCGGCCCCTACGAGCTGGCGACGCTCGTCGCGGACCTCGAGGCAGTCCTCGCCGCCGTCGACGCCCGAAATGCTCACCTCGTCGGCGCGGGACTCGGCGGCGCGGTCGCCCTCGCCGCGGCCCGCGACTCGACGCGGGTCGCGACGCTGTCCGTGCTCGGCACTGCGGCTCGGGGTGAGGCGTTCGCCCTCGAGCCCCTGCTGGCCTCGCCCGACGACCGCGAGGCACTTCGGGACTCGCTCGAGGCGGGCCTCTCGGCCGACTTTCGTGAGGGGCAGCCCGACGTCCTCGAGGGGATCGTCGACTGGCGGGCCGACGGCGACGCCACCAGGGAAGGGTGGGAAGCGCAATTGGTTGCCCTCGAGGGGTTCGACGCCCGTGACTGGCTCGTCGAGGTGACCCAGCCCGCACGTGTCATCCACGGCACCGCCGACGAACTCGTCTCGCCCGAGGCGGGTCGCGAGCTGGCTGCCGGACTACCCCGCGGCGAGTTCGTCCCGCTCGAGGACGCGGGTCACCTCGTCGGGATCGAGCGCTCGCGGACGGTCAACGATCGGCTGCTGGGCTTTCTCGAGGATCGCTCGGACGGCGATCGGTGA
- a CDS encoding tripartite tricarboxylate transporter permease: protein MTVESFVGAVEALLTLETMLWLLAGVLIGIVVGGLPGLGPPLGMAIILPLTLPLDPANAIILLVGVYSGSMYGGSIAAILINTPGVSSSAATMFDGYPMSQQGRAATALAISATASALAGLLTITVLILFSPALIEMVLAVGTPERFLVAILGLAMITVVTRGSFAKGILAGVAGLLVTTVGIAPMSLDQRYSETMYLYDGIDFVAVLIGLFAIAEMMKLAGQEGGIAKGEVTIDRAGITEGITSTINHPITVFKSANIGMIVGAIPGAGATVSNFVAYSEAVRSSSDPDSFGSGNEIGVIASEASNNGTVAGSLVPAISFGIPGSSSTAVLIGGLLMHDLRPGPSMFDPSGELTLTYTMLLALLVGNVVILLFGLSMVTRLGYLTKIDTDYIIPMVVVLSFLGTYALRINPIDILTVIVFGVIGFYMVRYNYSVIAFVLGVVLGDIAEENLYTALQLSDGSYMIFINPFEYGRWLSLILSILIVALVFGPFVKRWWENRQSA from the coding sequence ATGACCGTCGAATCCTTCGTCGGCGCGGTCGAAGCGCTGTTGACCCTCGAGACGATGCTCTGGCTGCTTGCCGGCGTCCTCATCGGGATCGTCGTCGGCGGGCTCCCCGGGCTCGGACCGCCGCTGGGGATGGCGATCATCCTGCCGCTGACCCTGCCGCTCGACCCCGCCAACGCGATCATCCTGCTGGTCGGAGTCTACAGCGGCTCGATGTACGGCGGCTCGATCGCCGCGATCCTGATCAACACGCCGGGGGTGTCCTCTTCGGCGGCGACGATGTTCGACGGCTATCCGATGTCACAGCAAGGGCGGGCGGCGACGGCGCTGGCTATCTCCGCGACTGCCTCCGCGCTCGCCGGCCTCCTGACGATCACAGTGTTGATCCTGTTCTCGCCGGCGCTGATCGAGATGGTACTTGCGGTCGGGACGCCGGAGCGGTTCCTCGTGGCGATCCTCGGGCTGGCGATGATCACCGTCGTCACGCGAGGATCATTCGCGAAGGGGATCCTCGCGGGCGTGGCCGGACTGCTGGTCACGACCGTCGGGATCGCGCCGATGTCGCTCGACCAGCGCTACAGCGAGACGATGTATCTCTACGACGGCATCGACTTCGTCGCCGTCCTGATCGGGCTGTTCGCGATCGCGGAGATGATGAAACTCGCCGGCCAGGAAGGGGGCATCGCCAAGGGCGAGGTCACGATCGACAGAGCCGGCATCACCGAGGGGATCACCTCGACGATCAACCACCCGATCACGGTGTTCAAGTCCGCGAATATCGGAATGATCGTCGGCGCGATCCCCGGCGCTGGTGCGACGGTGTCGAACTTCGTCGCCTACTCCGAGGCAGTCCGATCATCGAGCGATCCCGACTCCTTCGGCTCGGGCAACGAGATCGGCGTCATCGCCTCCGAGGCCTCGAACAACGGCACCGTCGCGGGGTCGCTCGTCCCCGCGATCTCCTTCGGTATTCCGGGGAGCTCCTCGACGGCCGTCCTCATCGGCGGACTGTTGATGCACGACCTCCGACCGGGGCCAAGCATGTTTGATCCCAGCGGCGAGCTGACGCTCACGTACACGATGTTGCTGGCGCTTTTGGTCGGCAACGTCGTTATTCTGCTGTTCGGGCTGTCGATGGTGACTCGGCTCGGGTACCTGACGAAGATCGACACGGACTACATCATCCCGATGGTTGTCGTCCTCTCCTTTTTGGGTACCTACGCGCTGCGGATCAACCCGATTGACATCCTCACCGTGATCGTCTTCGGCGTGATCGGCTTCTACATGGTGCGGTACAACTACTCGGTGATCGCGTTCGTCCTCGGGGTGGTGCTGGGCGATATCGCCGAGGAGAACCTCTACACTGCGCTCCAGCTGTCGGACGGCTCCTATATGATCTTCATCAACCCGTTCGAGTACGGCCGCTGGCTCTCCCTTATCCTCTCGATCCTGATCGTCGCGTTGGTCTTCGGGCCGTTCGTCAAGCGCTGGTGGGAGAACAGGCAGTCTGCCTGA
- a CDS encoding Bug family tripartite tricarboxylate transporter substrate binding protein, with amino-acid sequence MDRRTFVQTTGAVGAVGLTGLAGCLGDEGNGDDDFPSESLTWMIPWGEGGGTDTYARQMAPLMEDPLDQSIEIDNREGAGSMLGSEWLVDQDPDGYTFGTVNPPGWSFTWRAQDVDGWHPDDLEPIAHSGVFGYTIIINDSYDIETYGELRDAYADDEISGFAYQGAGSDSHLVTLLLQNEYDLNADNIVPYDGGGPVQEAVLSDEVPAGIATNTSAISAVESGEARAIVNLMDIDLTDTFPDIDPITEYGDSLAWITEFYQVQVAPPDTPEEEREILMEAVQEATEHEDTQEWEEETGNIVEFGDMDDAADQYVGSVDEIESQVDDTIGGFDEFQQQVEEAEDEEE; translated from the coding sequence ATGGACCGCCGAACGTTCGTCCAGACAACGGGTGCAGTTGGGGCTGTGGGATTGACCGGATTAGCTGGATGTCTCGGTGACGAGGGCAACGGGGACGACGACTTCCCGTCAGAGTCGCTCACCTGGATGATTCCGTGGGGAGAGGGCGGCGGAACCGACACGTACGCCCGCCAGATGGCACCGCTGATGGAGGACCCGCTCGATCAGTCGATCGAGATCGACAACCGGGAGGGAGCCGGCAGCATGCTCGGAAGCGAGTGGCTCGTTGATCAGGATCCGGACGGCTACACGTTCGGGACCGTCAACCCGCCAGGCTGGTCGTTCACCTGGCGAGCCCAGGATGTCGACGGCTGGCACCCCGACGATCTCGAACCGATCGCCCACTCGGGGGTGTTCGGCTACACGATCATCATCAACGACAGCTACGACATCGAGACGTACGGCGAACTCCGGGACGCCTACGCAGACGACGAGATCAGCGGCTTCGCGTACCAGGGAGCCGGTAGCGACAGCCACCTGGTGACGCTGTTGCTCCAGAACGAGTACGACCTCAACGCCGACAACATCGTCCCCTACGACGGCGGTGGGCCGGTGCAGGAAGCGGTCCTGAGCGACGAGGTCCCGGCCGGGATCGCGACGAACACGTCCGCGATCTCCGCCGTCGAGTCCGGCGAGGCACGCGCCATCGTCAACCTGATGGACATCGATCTCACGGACACGTTCCCGGATATCGATCCGATCACGGAGTACGGCGACAGCCTGGCCTGGATCACGGAGTTCTACCAGGTGCAGGTCGCGCCGCCGGACACTCCCGAGGAGGAACGCGAAATTCTCATGGAGGCGGTCCAGGAGGCGACCGAGCACGAGGACACCCAGGAGTGGGAGGAAGAGACCGGAAACATCGTCGAGTTCGGTGACATGGACGACGCGGCGGACCAGTACGTCGGCAGCGTCGACGAGATCGAATCGCAGGTCGACGACACGATCGGTGGCTTCGACGAGTTCCAGCAGCAGGTCGAGGAGGCGGAAGACGAGGAAGAGTAG
- a CDS encoding ArgE/DapE family deacylase produces MDFATAWDADLRSFADELCRFETTAGNEAPAQEWLHERLAEWGFETYRWEADAETLAAHPSFPSDPAEIETADRPSVAGVLEFGDPDAGRTLVLNGHVDVVPAGSGWEGDPFEPRRADGRLTARGAADMKCGLAACLFAARQLEDVDPNVDGRIVVESVAGEEEGGIGAAAAARSNPYPFSRDAAIVGEPTDRRPVVATEGSLMKRLRLAGRSAHAATRWRGESVLPAFERVRQALEELEAERAELVSHPLYEAFPIPWPICIGRLEAGRWASSVADELTAEIRVGVAPGETVDVVEREVDRRITEAVAETDVDCECERFSIQFEPAEIEPDEPVVRAVQSAMTARGHERTDPRGVTYGADSRHYVAAGIPTVLFGPGSVEQAHFPEETIAWDDVLEAGETLATAAEAYLAN; encoded by the coding sequence ATGGACTTCGCGACGGCGTGGGACGCCGACCTGCGATCGTTCGCCGACGAACTCTGCCGGTTCGAGACGACGGCCGGAAACGAAGCTCCCGCCCAGGAGTGGCTCCACGAACGGCTCGCGGAGTGGGGGTTCGAGACCTACCGCTGGGAGGCCGACGCCGAGACGCTCGCCGCTCATCCATCCTTCCCGAGCGATCCCGCCGAGATCGAGACCGCCGACAGGCCAAGCGTCGCCGGCGTCCTCGAGTTCGGGGACCCCGACGCGGGGCGAACGCTCGTCCTGAACGGCCACGTCGACGTCGTGCCGGCGGGAAGCGGCTGGGAGGGCGACCCGTTCGAGCCCAGACGGGCTGACGGTCGGCTCACGGCCCGCGGCGCGGCCGACATGAAGTGTGGACTGGCAGCCTGTCTCTTCGCGGCCCGACAGCTCGAGGACGTCGACCCGAACGTCGACGGGCGGATCGTCGTCGAGAGCGTCGCCGGCGAGGAGGAGGGCGGGATCGGCGCGGCCGCCGCGGCGCGTTCGAACCCCTACCCCTTCTCGCGGGACGCGGCAATCGTCGGCGAGCCGACCGACCGTCGGCCGGTGGTTGCGACCGAGGGAAGCCTCATGAAGCGGCTCCGGCTCGCGGGGCGATCGGCCCACGCGGCGACGCGCTGGCGCGGCGAGTCGGTGCTGCCGGCGTTCGAACGGGTCCGGCAGGCACTCGAGGAGCTCGAGGCCGAACGGGCCGAACTGGTCTCCCACCCGCTGTACGAGGCGTTCCCGATCCCGTGGCCGATCTGTATCGGCCGCCTCGAGGCGGGCCGCTGGGCGTCGTCGGTCGCCGACGAACTCACCGCGGAGATCCGCGTCGGGGTCGCGCCGGGCGAGACCGTCGACGTGGTCGAACGAGAGGTCGATCGTCGGATCACCGAGGCCGTCGCCGAGACCGACGTCGACTGCGAGTGCGAGCGGTTCTCGATTCAGTTCGAGCCCGCCGAGATCGAGCCCGACGAACCGGTAGTCCGGGCGGTGCAGTCGGCGATGACGGCCCGCGGCCACGAGCGGACCGATCCTCGGGGTGTGACCTACGGCGCCGACAGCCGCCACTACGTCGCGGCCGGGATTCCGACGGTGCTGTTCGGCCCCGGGAGCGTCGAACAGGCTCACTTCCCCGAGGAGACGATCGCGTGGGATGACGTCCTCGAGGCCGGCGAGACGCTCGCCACGGCGGCCGAGGCGTATCTCGCGAACTGA
- the alaS gene encoding alanine--tRNA ligase, translated as MSELEEEYRLEYFEEEGFERKECPSCGAQFWTRDHERETCGEPPCEEYDFIGNPGFDEEYSLEEMRETFLSFFEGHDHERIEPYPVAANRWRDDVLLTQASIYDFQPLVTSGETPPPANPLTISQPCIRMQDIDNVGKTGRHTMAFEMMAHHAFNTREDVEEDEYAYHGEVYWKDRTVELCDGFFDSMGVDLEEVIYIEDPWVGGGNAGPAIEVIYRGVELATLVFMSMEQDPEGEYEMKDGNRYSPMDTYIVDTGYGLERWTWVSQGTPTVYEAIYPDMIEFLKENADLDHTDDESELVHRAAKLAGHMDIDEAEDMETARGEIADELGVDADELAELMEPLEDIYAIADHCRTLAYMLGDGIVPSNVGTGYLARMVLRRTKRLCDNVGVDAPLDELVDMQAERLAYENRDTIRDIVRTEVEKYRETLERGGRRVESLAAEYAKKDAPIPTEELIELYDSHGIQPDMVEEIAAEAGAEVDVPDDFYSLVAQRHDTVEALEEAESDTDARFEDLPETEKLYYDDQQRTEFEAVVLDVFEREDGYDVVLDQTMFYPEGGGQPADTGTLSTDDATVEVEDVQIEDGVVLHRTDAHPGKGEFVKGYLDVDRRQQLMRHHTATHIVIHAARQVLGDHVRQAGAQKGVDSSRIDLRHYDRISREDVKAIEREANEIVMDNAPVTQEWPDRHDAEAEHGFDLYQGGIPPGEQIRLIHVDEDVQACGGTHVARTGEIGTIKIRSSERVQDGVERLTFAAGEAAIEATQETEDALYGAADVLDVSPEEVPDTAERFFEEWKARGKEIEDLKEQLAAARAGGGGDSEEIEVGETTAVIDRIDADMDELRATATAISDEGKIAILGSGESGAQFVVAVPDDVGVNAGEVVGELAAKVGGGGGGPPDFAQGGGPNVDELEDALEDAPDVVRQILDA; from the coding sequence ATGAGTGAACTGGAGGAGGAGTACCGCCTCGAGTACTTCGAGGAGGAAGGGTTCGAGCGCAAGGAGTGTCCCTCCTGTGGCGCGCAGTTCTGGACGCGGGACCACGAACGGGAGACGTGTGGCGAGCCACCCTGTGAGGAGTACGACTTCATCGGGAACCCCGGATTCGACGAGGAGTACAGTCTCGAGGAGATGCGAGAGACGTTCCTCTCCTTCTTCGAGGGCCACGACCACGAGCGGATCGAGCCGTACCCGGTCGCGGCCAACCGCTGGCGCGACGACGTCTTGCTGACCCAGGCGTCGATCTACGACTTCCAGCCGCTGGTGACCAGCGGCGAGACGCCGCCGCCGGCGAACCCGCTGACGATCTCCCAGCCCTGTATCCGGATGCAGGATATCGACAACGTCGGGAAGACGGGCCGCCACACGATGGCCTTCGAGATGATGGCCCACCACGCGTTCAACACGCGCGAGGACGTCGAGGAGGACGAGTACGCCTACCACGGCGAGGTCTACTGGAAGGACCGAACCGTCGAGCTCTGTGATGGGTTCTTCGACTCGATGGGCGTCGATCTCGAGGAGGTCATCTACATCGAGGACCCGTGGGTCGGTGGCGGCAACGCCGGGCCTGCGATCGAGGTCATCTACAGGGGCGTCGAGCTCGCGACGCTCGTCTTCATGTCGATGGAGCAGGATCCGGAGGGCGAGTACGAGATGAAAGACGGCAACCGCTACAGCCCGATGGACACCTACATCGTCGACACCGGGTACGGGCTCGAACGGTGGACCTGGGTATCCCAGGGGACGCCGACCGTCTACGAGGCGATCTACCCTGACATGATCGAGTTCCTGAAGGAGAACGCCGACCTCGATCACACCGACGACGAGAGCGAGCTCGTCCACCGCGCCGCCAAGCTGGCGGGCCACATGGACATCGACGAGGCCGAGGATATGGAGACCGCCCGCGGGGAGATCGCCGACGAGCTCGGGGTCGACGCCGACGAGCTCGCCGAGCTGATGGAACCGCTCGAGGACATCTACGCGATCGCCGACCACTGTCGCACCCTCGCGTACATGCTCGGCGACGGGATCGTCCCCTCGAACGTCGGGACGGGGTATCTCGCGCGGATGGTGCTGCGCCGCACCAAACGGCTCTGTGACAACGTCGGCGTCGACGCGCCGCTGGACGAACTCGTCGACATGCAGGCCGAACGGCTGGCGTACGAGAACCGCGACACGATCCGCGACATCGTCCGTACCGAGGTCGAGAAGTACCGCGAGACCCTCGAACGGGGCGGCCGTCGAGTCGAGAGCCTCGCCGCGGAGTACGCCAAGAAGGACGCCCCCATCCCGACCGAGGAGCTGATCGAGCTCTACGACTCCCACGGCATCCAGCCCGACATGGTCGAGGAGATCGCCGCCGAGGCCGGGGCCGAGGTCGACGTTCCCGACGACTTCTACAGCCTGGTCGCACAGCGCCACGACACCGTCGAGGCCCTCGAGGAGGCCGAAAGCGACACCGACGCCCGATTCGAGGACCTCCCCGAGACGGAGAAGCTGTACTACGACGACCAGCAACGCACCGAGTTCGAGGCGGTCGTGCTGGACGTCTTCGAGCGCGAGGACGGGTACGACGTCGTGCTCGACCAGACGATGTTCTACCCCGAGGGCGGAGGCCAGCCCGCCGACACCGGGACGCTCTCGACCGACGACGCCACCGTCGAGGTCGAGGACGTCCAGATCGAGGACGGCGTCGTTCTCCACCGGACCGACGCCCACCCGGGCAAGGGCGAGTTCGTGAAGGGATACCTCGACGTCGATCGGCGCCAGCAGCTGATGCGCCACCACACGGCGACCCACATCGTCATCCACGCGGCCCGTCAGGTACTGGGCGATCACGTCCGTCAGGCCGGCGCCCAGAAGGGCGTCGACTCCTCGCGGATCGACCTGCGCCACTACGATCGGATCTCCCGCGAGGACGTCAAGGCGATCGAACGGGAGGCAAACGAGATCGTGATGGACAACGCTCCGGTGACCCAGGAGTGGCCCGACCGCCACGACGCCGAGGCCGAACACGGGTTCGACCTCTACCAGGGCGGAATCCCGCCGGGCGAGCAGATCCGGCTGATCCACGTCGACGAGGACGTCCAGGCCTGCGGGGGGACCCACGTCGCTCGCACCGGCGAGATCGGCACGATCAAGATCCGCTCGAGCGAGCGGGTCCAGGACGGGGTCGAGCGGCTGACGTTCGCGGCCGGCGAGGCAGCGATCGAGGCGACCCAGGAGACCGAGGACGCCCTCTACGGGGCTGCCGACGTCCTCGACGTCTCCCCCGAGGAGGTTCCCGACACCGCCGAGCGGTTCTTCGAGGAGTGGAAGGCCCGCGGCAAGGAGATCGAGGACCTCAAAGAGCAGCTCGCTGCGGCCCGCGCTGGCGGCGGTGGCGACAGCGAGGAGATCGAAGTCGGCGAGACGACGGCGGTTATCGACCGGATCGACGCCGACATGGACGAGCTGCGCGCGACCGCGACCGCGATCAGCGACGAGGGGAAGATCGCGATCTTAGGGAGCGGCGAGAGCGGCGCGCAGTTCGTCGTTGCCGTCCCCGACGACGTCGGCGTCAACGCCGGCGAGGTCGTCGGCGAGCTCGCCGCGAAGGTCGGTGGCGGTGGAGGCGGCCCGCCGGACTTCGCTCAGGGTGGCGGTCCGAACGTCGACGAGCTCGAGGACGCGCTCGAGGACGCGCCCGACGTCGTTCGACAGATCCTCGACGCCTGA
- a CDS encoding acetamidase/formamidase family protein — translation MAKQHHGHRVDYTLSDADHNVHHVWDNSLEPAVTVEPGDVVRFECRDAVDGQVTIECSPDEFADVSFDPVHPLTGPVAVEGAEPGDVLVVELLSLQHKGWGYTGFLPGEMGLGLLPEDFPEAGVHVWDLEDDVGHFVNGIEVPLDPFPGTIGIAPAEDGEHDTLPPRRVGGNMDVKHMTAGSTVYLPVEVEDALFSIGDCHAAQGDGEVSVTGIEAPMFVTARFDLKKDAEIEQPQFETDGPFTPTGRDERMYGTTGIADDLMEATRLAVRHMIDHLHEERGLTRGEAYILCSAAVDLKINEVVDAPNWVVSAYLPESIFPDEDGDDD, via the coding sequence ATGGCGAAACAACACCACGGCCACCGCGTCGACTACACGCTCAGTGACGCCGACCACAACGTCCACCACGTCTGGGACAACAGCTTAGAGCCCGCGGTCACCGTCGAGCCGGGCGACGTCGTCCGATTCGAGTGTCGGGACGCCGTCGACGGCCAGGTGACGATCGAGTGTAGCCCCGACGAGTTCGCGGACGTCAGCTTCGACCCGGTCCACCCGCTGACCGGCCCCGTCGCCGTCGAGGGTGCCGAACCGGGCGACGTCCTCGTCGTCGAGTTACTCAGCCTCCAGCACAAAGGGTGGGGGTACACCGGCTTCCTCCCCGGCGAGATGGGGCTCGGCCTGCTCCCCGAGGACTTCCCCGAGGCCGGGGTTCACGTCTGGGACCTCGAGGACGACGTGGGCCACTTCGTGAACGGGATCGAGGTACCGCTGGACCCGTTCCCGGGGACGATCGGGATCGCACCCGCCGAGGACGGCGAACACGACACGCTCCCGCCCCGTCGCGTCGGCGGCAACATGGACGTCAAACACATGACCGCGGGCTCGACGGTGTATCTCCCCGTCGAGGTCGAGGACGCCCTGTTCTCGATCGGGGACTGTCACGCCGCACAGGGTGACGGCGAGGTGTCGGTGACGGGGATCGAGGCGCCGATGTTCGTCACCGCCCGGTTCGACCTGAAAAAAGACGCCGAGATCGAACAGCCCCAGTTCGAGACCGACGGCCCGTTCACCCCGACCGGGCGCGACGAGCGGATGTACGGGACGACCGGGATCGCCGACGACCTGATGGAGGCGACGCGGCTCGCGGTGCGACACATGATCGATCACCTCCACGAGGAGCGGGGGCTCACCCGCGGGGAGGCGTACATCCTCTGTTCGGCCGCGGTCGACCTGAAAATCAACGAGGTCGTCGACGCCCCGAACTGGGTCGTCTCGGCGTACCTGCCCGAGAGCATCTTCCCGGACGAGGACGGCGACGACGACTGA
- a CDS encoding AMP-binding protein: MSAVEDAVVTLSLARRAERVPDRTAIVDASEDRLYAPAETVHEDRVTYEELSTASGHLAGALEDRGVDPGDTVCLVTRNRVASLALLFACRRLGATFAPISHRLTPATVTRPFDVLEPAVVVGERAQRDLMRSISSDRTVFLEELAETDTPAVDAGTERADDATPLLAVHGEGGTAIATLSAETVEWNCIDAVLEWGLSCEDSGFVLDPLSTADGLFRTALPLLYAGGRLLLDRAFDPGDTLTAIDDGEVTVVSGRQVPIRELAADENAAALAALERAICAHAVEEESVETLLEHGVSVSRAYGRPACPTATSRRVSGPTDADAVGTPVFDCDARLVDDEGDVLEGEATGRVWLSGPVVADGYATPADDRDDDEMESGFVDGWFDTGERFHRSGDGNYRRT, from the coding sequence GTGTCGGCGGTCGAAGACGCCGTCGTGACTCTCTCGCTGGCTCGTCGCGCCGAGCGCGTCCCGGACCGAACGGCGATCGTCGACGCGTCCGAGGACCGCCTCTACGCGCCGGCCGAAACCGTCCACGAGGACCGCGTCACTTACGAGGAGCTGTCGACGGCTTCGGGTCACCTCGCCGGCGCGCTCGAGGACCGCGGCGTCGATCCCGGTGACACCGTCTGTCTGGTCACCCGAAACCGGGTCGCCTCGCTGGCCTTGCTCTTCGCGTGTCGTCGACTCGGGGCGACGTTCGCCCCGATCTCCCACCGGCTGACGCCCGCGACCGTCACCCGACCGTTCGACGTCCTCGAGCCCGCCGTCGTCGTCGGCGAGCGCGCCCAGCGGGACCTCATGCGCTCGATCTCGTCCGATCGAACCGTCTTCCTCGAGGAGCTCGCAGAAACCGACACGCCGGCCGTCGACGCCGGAACGGAGCGGGCCGACGACGCCACACCGCTGCTCGCTGTCCACGGCGAGGGCGGGACGGCGATCGCGACTCTCTCTGCGGAGACCGTCGAGTGGAACTGCATCGACGCCGTCCTCGAGTGGGGACTCTCCTGCGAGGACTCGGGGTTCGTCCTTGACCCGCTCTCGACGGCCGACGGGCTGTTTCGGACCGCGCTTCCGTTGCTGTACGCTGGCGGCCGTCTCCTGCTCGACCGGGCGTTCGACCCCGGTGACACGCTGACGGCGATCGACGACGGCGAGGTGACGGTCGTCTCGGGTCGACAGGTGCCGATCCGCGAGCTCGCGGCCGACGAGAACGCCGCCGCGCTCGCGGCACTCGAGCGCGCGATCTGTGCCCACGCCGTCGAGGAAGAGTCCGTCGAAACGCTGCTCGAACACGGCGTCTCGGTCTCGCGGGCCTACGGCCGCCCGGCGTGTCCGACGGCGACGAGCCGAAGGGTGTCCGGACCGACCGACGCCGACGCCGTCGGCACGCCCGTCTTCGACTGCGACGCGCGACTGGTCGACGACGAGGGGGACGTCCTCGAAGGGGAGGCGACGGGACGAGTGTGGCTCTCCGGCCCGGTGGTCGCCGACGGGTACGCAACACCTGCCGACGACCGCGACGACGACGAGATGGAGTCGGGGTTCGTCGACGGCTGGTTCGACACCGGCGAGCGGTTCCACCGGAGCGGCGACGGGAACTATCGCCGGACGTGA
- a CDS encoding ArgE/DapE family deacylase, with product MDERTATKRVEDAIADRADELLALLEDLVAAKSVTGHEPRGQAVICEAFDDLGLEVDTWEPRAEALADHPGFFRTSSYEEHGYEGRENAVATLSGTGDGPTLALSGHVDVVPADPESAWESDPWTLRREGDELYGRGVSDMKGGLAAMLVAVDALQDEDVELAGDLYVQSTIEEEAGGVGGLLSVLERGYVPDAAIVPEPFGLPNVGIASAGVMFFDVTVPGKKAHAAWGHQGVSAFDKACLVRKALEELNDERQAAIDFPPAYGADPDLEGHVTNINLGVVEGGDWPASVPAEVTLKGRVGWPPGETRAEVREAIEGAIADVADGDEWLSENPPTVEWTGWNAAPHEVPRDAEIVEIVKNNAESITGESGTFVGGNAALDERFYQRYYDVPVVTAGPYGPNLHGVDEYTTLTSLVETAQTLATSAIDYCGLAK from the coding sequence ATGGACGAACGAACGGCGACGAAGCGAGTCGAGGACGCGATCGCAGACCGGGCAGACGAGCTGCTGGCGCTGCTCGAGGATCTCGTCGCGGCGAAGTCGGTGACGGGACACGAACCGCGGGGACAGGCGGTGATCTGCGAGGCGTTCGACGACCTCGGCCTCGAGGTCGATACCTGGGAGCCACGCGCCGAGGCGCTTGCCGACCACCCCGGTTTCTTCCGGACGTCCTCGTACGAGGAGCACGGCTACGAGGGGCGGGAGAACGCGGTAGCGACTCTCTCGGGAACCGGCGACGGACCCACGCTCGCGCTCTCCGGGCACGTCGACGTCGTTCCCGCCGACCCCGAATCGGCCTGGGAGTCCGACCCCTGGACGTTGCGCCGCGAGGGTGACGAGCTCTACGGCCGCGGCGTCTCCGATATGAAGGGCGGGCTCGCCGCGATGCTCGTCGCCGTCGACGCCCTGCAAGACGAGGACGTCGAACTCGCCGGCGACCTCTACGTTCAGAGCACGATCGAGGAGGAGGCGGGCGGGGTTGGCGGCCTCCTCTCCGTCCTCGAGCGGGGGTACGTTCCCGATGCGGCGATCGTCCCGGAGCCGTTCGGCCTGCCGAACGTCGGCATCGCCAGCGCTGGGGTGATGTTCTTCGACGTCACCGTACCAGGGAAGAAGGCCCACGCCGCCTGGGGTCACCAGGGCGTCAGCGCCTTCGACAAAGCCTGCCTCGTTCGGAAGGCCCTCGAGGAGCTAAACGACGAGCGGCAGGCGGCCATCGACTTCCCGCCCGCCTACGGCGCCGATCCCGACCTCGAGGGCCACGTGACGAACATCAATCTGGGCGTCGTCGAGGGCGGAGATTGGCCCGCCTCGGTGCCCGCAGAGGTGACCCTGAAGGGACGCGTGGGGTGGCCGCCCGGAGAGACCCGTGCCGAGGTTCGCGAGGCGATCGAGGGAGCGATCGCCGACGTCGCCGACGGGGACGAGTGGCTGTCCGAGAACCCGCCGACGGTGGAGTGGACGGGCTGGAACGCGGCACCTCACGAGGTTCCCCGGGACGCCGAGATCGTCGAGATCGTCAAGAACAACGCCGAGTCGATCACCGGCGAGTCGGGAACCTTCGTCGGCGGGAACGCCGCGCTCGACGAGCGGTTCTATCAGCGCTACTACGACGTCCCGGTCGTCACGGCGGGTCCCTACGGGCCGAACCTCCACGGCGTCGACGAGTACACCACCCTCACGTCGCTGGTCGAGACCGCCCAGACGCTCGCGACGTCGGCGATCGACTACTGCGGGCTCGCGAAGTAA